In a single window of the Bacillota bacterium genome:
- a CDS encoding chemotaxis protein CheC, giving the protein MASASGGLSDLEKDALAELGNIGAGNATTALSQMLGDRMVRMTSPRVAVVRLAELSDWVGPPDSPVAAVYMRVGGGLTGYVALLAPEASASAILKTILRYGHEQVPGLATGSTPLSERNPADLEASALMEIGNIVITSYLNAMSEMTGLTLVPSVPAVAADMLEAVLASILAEIQTGDDNVLAIQTHFEGEGASLDGQLIFVPGEGQLARLFVALGMTGEEPA; this is encoded by the coding sequence TTGGCCTCTGCATCGGGAGGGCTATCGGACCTCGAGAAGGACGCTCTGGCCGAACTGGGCAACATCGGTGCAGGCAATGCCACCACCGCTCTCTCCCAGATGCTGGGCGACCGCATGGTGCGCATGACCTCGCCCCGGGTTGCCGTCGTGCGCCTGGCCGAACTGAGCGACTGGGTCGGCCCGCCCGACTCGCCCGTGGCCGCTGTCTACATGCGGGTCGGCGGCGGGCTGACGGGGTATGTGGCGCTGCTGGCACCGGAGGCCTCCGCGTCGGCCATTTTGAAGACCATCCTCCGGTACGGACACGAGCAGGTGCCAGGACTCGCCACCGGCTCGACGCCTCTGAGCGAGCGCAACCCGGCCGATCTCGAAGCGTCGGCGCTGATGGAGATCGGCAACATCGTGATCACCAGCTACCTCAACGCCATGAGCGAGATGACCGGGCTCACCCTGGTGCCCTCCGTACCGGCTGTGGCGGCGGACATGCTGGAGGCGGTGCTGGCCTCCATCCTGGCTGAGATCCAGACCGGCGACGACAACGTTTTGGCCATCCAGACCCACTTCGAGGGTGAGGGCGCCAGCCTGGACGGGCAGTTGATCTTCGTTCCGGGCGAGGGGCAGCTCGCCCGGCTTTTCGTGGCGTTGGGGATGACGGGCGAGGAGCCGGCGTGA
- a CDS encoding chemotaxis protein CheD: MNTPGVTTAHEPVVVVRIGELHVLRREGVLVAIGLGSCVGVALYDPVRRIAGMAHVFLPASQNGYFPSDAPAKYADTGVPALVSAMRDAGASPRYLVAKIAGGAQLFLRGEQSALDVGRRNAEAVRAALKSLGIEIVAADVGGSRGRTMRLYADSGRVVVTTLGQESREL, from the coding sequence GTGAACACTCCGGGCGTCACAACGGCACACGAGCCCGTGGTGGTCGTACGAATCGGGGAACTCCACGTGCTGCGCCGCGAAGGCGTACTGGTGGCCATCGGGTTGGGTTCGTGCGTGGGCGTGGCGCTTTACGACCCCGTGCGGCGCATCGCGGGAATGGCCCACGTGTTCCTGCCGGCAAGCCAGAACGGGTACTTTCCGTCGGATGCGCCCGCAAAGTACGCGGACACCGGTGTGCCCGCCCTGGTGTCGGCGATGCGTGACGCGGGAGCCAGCCCCCGGTACCTGGTGGCCAAGATAGCGGGCGGCGCTCAGCTGTTTCTCCGGGGCGAGCAATCGGCCCTCGACGTGGGGCGGCGCAACGCCGAAGCGGTGCGGGCGGCGCTGAAGTCCCTGGGAATCGAGATCGTGGCGGCGGACGTGGGCGGGAGCCGGGGGCGTACCATGCGGTTATATGCCGACTCGGGGCGGGTTGTGGTAACCACCCTGGGCCAGGAAAGCCGGGAGTTGTAA
- a CDS encoding chemotaxis response regulator protein-glutamate methylesterase codes for MPKPVRVLVADDSPFMRAYLTRVLEQSGRARVVAAVASGTEVLDALERYPVDVVTLDVEMPGMDGLACLRRIMQQHPTPVLMLSAYTTRGSAVTLEALAAGAVDFVPKPSSPVSAARSFADELLAKVEQAASISRAVLQRLKETAQAADRGRGRRAATAAALSAPGGVPARRVVAIGASTGGPPALEALLRALPPGLPAAVLITQHMPRGFTASLARRLSDAGNLIVYEAFEGAPLQESVGYVAPGGLHLTVGSDGRLHLDEGPPVHHVRPAVDVMLRSVAQHFGPEALAVILTGMGSDGAEGARAVKAAGGLCLAQDEASCVVAGMPQSVVRAGLADEVGPPEALAVSIARWARERQGRDERGEAGASGEG; via the coding sequence ATGCCGAAGCCTGTCCGGGTCCTGGTGGCGGACGATTCGCCGTTCATGCGCGCCTACCTGACCCGGGTGCTCGAACAGAGCGGTCGGGCGCGCGTCGTGGCTGCGGTGGCGAGTGGCACCGAGGTGCTCGACGCGCTCGAGCGCTACCCGGTGGACGTGGTGACGCTGGACGTGGAGATGCCCGGCATGGACGGGCTTGCATGCCTGCGGCGCATCATGCAGCAGCACCCCACCCCGGTGCTGATGCTCTCGGCGTACACCACGCGGGGAAGCGCCGTGACGCTCGAGGCGCTGGCGGCGGGGGCGGTGGATTTCGTCCCCAAGCCGAGCAGCCCCGTGAGCGCCGCCCGTTCCTTCGCCGACGAACTGCTGGCCAAGGTGGAGCAGGCGGCCAGCATCTCACGGGCGGTGCTCCAGAGGCTTAAAGAGACGGCGCAGGCTGCCGACCGGGGGAGGGGGAGGCGGGCGGCGACGGCTGCGGCGCTGAGTGCCCCGGGCGGCGTCCCGGCGCGGCGGGTGGTTGCCATCGGAGCCTCAACAGGCGGGCCGCCCGCCCTGGAGGCGCTGCTTCGGGCGCTTCCGCCCGGCCTGCCGGCCGCGGTGCTCATCACGCAGCACATGCCCCGGGGCTTTACGGCGTCTCTGGCCCGCCGCCTGAGTGACGCAGGCAACCTGATCGTCTACGAGGCGTTCGAGGGGGCTCCCCTGCAGGAGTCTGTCGGCTACGTGGCGCCCGGAGGGCTGCACCTTACGGTGGGAAGCGACGGGCGGCTTCACCTGGACGAAGGCCCTCCGGTTCACCACGTGCGGCCTGCGGTCGACGTCATGCTGCGGTCGGTTGCGCAGCACTTCGGCCCGGAGGCGCTGGCGGTGATCCTCACGGGGATGGGGTCGGACGGCGCCGAGGGAGCCCGGGCAGTGAAAGCAGCCGGCGGCCTGTGTCTGGCGCAGGACGAAGCAAGTTGCGTCGTGGCCGGCATGCCGCAGTCGGTGGTGAGGGCAGGGCTGGCCGACGAGGTGGGCCCCCCGGAGGCACTGGCGGTCTCCATCGCTCGGTGGGCCCGGGAGCGGCAGGGGAGGGACGAGCGGGGGGAGGCCGGCGCCAGCGGGGAGGGGTGA